In one window of Episyrphus balteatus chromosome 3, idEpiBalt1.1, whole genome shotgun sequence DNA:
- the LOC129913447 gene encoding piggyBac transposable element-derived protein 3-like yields the protein MYRKKFLSAKELEELLMNPSSDEDEELNLNLDAALHTNIIILPPKNDAVSDNEDIDDNEQLLEDRNEFPNELAGEVELECMFDDLNSQNPEINEPEVHVSPNKPNSASTSQNVASTSKKELACLPYKLPKWSKSHRVEFSKKPTDVSSENIRTIYDKIGNFNPLEMLELFLDSDIINFIVDHTNAYANIDKNNPTFKTDGNEIRKFIGIMYFSGLHTVPQLDLYWSNQQVFGCDLIKNTMSRDRFRKIKCYLHVCDNSKIDPRDKFAKVSLLNNMLNERFMQFGVFCHHLSIDEQMIPYYGRHSAKMFIRGKPIRFGYKYWNLCSHDGYLFQFIPYGGASTVRENRTGKAVLTDPKQMKKKSRGSMDFAFDKENEIAAVRWNDNSIVTVLSNHLMDQPINQAKRFDRKQRKHINIPMPNAIRQYNVTMGGVDLFDNATSNYRIRIRGKKWYWPLLTNALDAALVNAWKMHCICKKFAKETSMSQLEFRTFVVDALLRSETNSEPVCQTEGSPNVVVRFDSMKHTVIKTEKRLRCRKCSSQTIFSCRKCNIPLHPKCFEEYHTKALSL from the exons atgtaTCGCAAAAAGTTTTTATCTGCTAAAGAACTCGAAGAGTTATTGATGAATCCCAGTTCTGATGAAGACGAggaattaaatttgaatttggaTGCTGCACTTCATACaaacattattattttacctCCAAAAAATGATGCTGTTAGTGATAATGAGGACATCGATGATAATGAGCAGCTTTTGGAGGATAGAAATGAGTTCCCAAATGAATTGGCTGGCGAAGTTGAGCTAGAATGCATGTTTGATGATTTAAATTCTCAAAATCCTGAAATCAACGAACCGGAAGTCCATGTTTCACCAAATAAACCAAACAGTGCATCTACATCCCAAAACGTTGCTTCAACTTCTAAAAAGGAATTGGCATGTCTTCCTTATAAGTTACCGAAGTGGTCAAAAAGCCATCgtgttgaattttcaaaaaaaccaaCAGACGTATCAAGTGAAAATATACGAACAATTTATGACAAAATCG GTAATTTCAATCCTCTGGAAATGCTAGAACTATTTCTTGACAGTGACATTATCAATTTTATTGTTGACCACACAAACGCCTATGCTAATATAGACAAAAATAATCCAACATTCAAAACGGATGGCAATGAAATACGCAAATTCATCGGCATAATGTATTTCTCTGGATTACATACAGTGCCCCAATTGGATTTGTATTGGTCTAATCAACAAGTATTTGGATGCGAcctaataaaaaatacaatgagTCGAGATCGGTTCCGGAAAATAAAGTGCTATTTACACGTTTGTGACAACAGTAAAATCGACCCCAGAGATAAGTTTGCTAAAGTTTCATTGCTCAACAATATGCTAAATGAAAGATTTATGCAGTTTGGAGTATTTTGCCATCATCTTTCAATTGACGAACAGATGATACCATACTACGGACGCCATTCTGCAAAAATGTTCATCAGAGGAAAACCAATACGTTTTGGATATAAGTATTGGAATTTGTGCTCACATGATGGTTACTTGTTCCAATTCATTCCTTATGGTGGCGCAA gCACAGTTCGTGAAAATAGAACTGGAAAAGCAGTGTTGACCGATCCCAaacaaatgaagaaaaaaagtcgTGGTTCCATGGATTTCGCATTTGATAAGGAAAATGAAATAGCAGCTGTTCGTTGGAACGACAATTCAATTGTAACAGTTTTATCGAATCATTTGATGGACCAACCAATTAATCAGGCGAAGCGGTTTGATCGAAAGCAGAGGAAACATATCAACATTCCAATGCCAAATGCAATTCGTCAATACAACGTAACGATGGGTGGAGTTGATTTATTCGATAACGCTACAAGCAACTATAGGATACGAATTCGAGGAAAAAAGTGGTACTGGCCACTTTTAACAAATGCCCTGGACGCAGCGCTGGTAAATGCATGGAAAATGCATtgcatttgcaaaaaatttgcCAAGGAAACATCAATGTCGCAACTAGAGTTTAGGACATTTGTTGTAGATGCACTGTTGCGATCGGAAACAAACTCTGAACCTGTGTGTCAAACGGAAGGAAGCCCCAATGTAGTGGTCCGTTTCGACAGTATGAAACATACTGTCATCAAAACAGAAAAACGTCTCCGATGTCGCAAGtgttccagccaaaccattttttCCTGCAGGAAATGCAATATCCCCCTCCACCCAAAATGCTTCGAAGAATACCACACCAAAGCCCTTTCTTTGTAA